Proteins encoded within one genomic window of Fragaria vesca subsp. vesca linkage group LG1, FraVesHawaii_1.0, whole genome shotgun sequence:
- the LOC101294588 gene encoding MLO-like protein 8-like: MRKMSCLCLVMWFGLLGVAMAAEETTTTTTASRELDRTPTWAVAGVCAVIIIISLVLEKVLHTVGTWLSERHKRGLFEALEKVKAELMILGFISLILTFSQSYIAKICIPVKVANTMLPCSLASTEKEEETTSRRRLLSTDRRFLAEATTTTCKSGYEPLISINGLHQLHILIFFLAAFHVAYSAITMLLGRLKIRGWKAWEAETSSHSYEFSNDPSRFRLTHETSFVKAHTSYWTRIPVFFYVGCFFRQFFRSVSKSDYLTVRNGFISVHLAPGSKFNFQKYIKRSLEDDFQVVVGVSPVLWASFVVFLLLNVSGWQALFWASTIPVIIILAIGTELQSVLTKMALEISERHAVVQGIPLVQGSDRYFWFGRPHLVLHLIHFALFQNAFQIIYFLWIWYSFGLQSCFHANFKLAIAKVIVGGGVLCVCSYITLPLYALVTQMGSNMKKSIFDEQTSKALKKWHNAVKKKGQGGKSPARTLGGSTVGGSTVGGSTIGGSSSVSAVHTSGPTLHRFKTTGHSTRSSVYEDHEASDHETDPLSPGSSTNFIVEVDKAEQQTEITEPHHEEQTTIEMDEFTFTKPDLAKQT; the protein is encoded by the exons ATGCGAAAGATGTCTTGTTTATGTTTGGTTATGTGGTTCGGGCTGTTGGGTGTGGCTATGGCGGCAGAGGAGACTACTACGACGACTACGGCGTCGAGGGAGCTGGACCGGACGCCGACGTGGGCCGTTGCCGGAGTTTGTGCTGTTATCATCATCATTTCTTTGGTTTTGGAGAAAGTCCTGCACACAGTCGGAACG TGGCTTTCAGAGAGGCACAAGAGAGGTCTGTTTGAAGCTCTGGAGAAGGTTAAAGCGG AGCTGATGATTTTGGGTTTTATTTCACTAATCCTGACCTTCAGTCAAAGTTACATAGCCAAAATCTGTATTCCGGTTAAGGTTGCAAACACTATGCTGCCATGTAGTTTAGCTTCAACTGAGAAGGAGGAAGAAACAACAAGTCGCCGAAGACTCTTATCAACTGACCGCCGGTTTTTAGCTGAAGCAACTACTACCACATGCAAGAGC GGTTATGAGCCACTTATCTCCATTAATGGATTGCACCAATTACACATCCTCATATTCTTCTTGGCTGCCTTTCACGTAGCATACAGTGCTATCACAATGCTTCTTGGGAGGCTAAAG ATTCGAGGATGGAAGGCATGGGAGGCTGAGACTTCATCCCATAGCTATGAGTTCTCAAATG ATCCTTCAAGATTCAGACTTACTCATGAAACATCATTTGTGAAAGCACATACCAGTTACTGGACTAGGATTCCAGTCTTCTTTTATGTT GGATGCTTCTTTCGACAATTTTTTAGGTCTGTTAGTAAATCTGACTACTTGACAGTGCGCAATGGATTCATTTCT GTCCATTTAGCCCCTGGAAGTAAATTTAACTTCCAAAAGTATATCAAGAGATCGTTAGAGGATGACTTTCAGGTTGTTGTCGGAGTCAG TCCCGTACTATGGGCATCATTTGTGGTATTTTTGCTTCTTAATGTTAGCG GATGGCAAGCACTATTTTGGGCATCCACGATCCCTGTCATT ATAATCTTAGCCATTGGAACAGAACTTCAATCCGTTCTGACCAAGATGGCTCTGGAAATCTCAGAAAGGCATGCAGTGGTTCAAGGGATTCCTCTTGTACAAGGCTCTGATAGATACTTTTGGTTTGGTCGACCGCACTTGGTTCTTCATCTCATCCACTTTGCGTTGTTTCAG AATGCGTTCCAAATTATATATTTCTTATGGATATGG TATTCATTTGGGTTGCAATCTTGCTTCCATGCCAATTTCAAGCTTGCAATCGCAAAAGTGATTGTTGG GGGTGGAGTTCTATGTGTCTGCAGCTACATCACATTGCCACTATATGCCCTTGTAACTCAG ATGGGTTCAAACATGAAAAAGTCCATCTTTGACGAACAAACATCCAAGGCCCTTAAGAAGTGGCACAATGCTGTGAAAAAGAAGGGGCAAGGAGGCAAGTCCCCTGCTCGAACCTTGGGTGGCAGCACTGTTGGTGGCAGCACCGTTGGTGGAAGCACTATTGGTGGAAGCTCATCCGTTTCAGCCGTGCACACCTCTGGACCTACATTGCACCGTTTCAAAACAACCGGTCACTCAACCCGCTCATCCGTTTATGAAGATCATGAGGCATCTGATCATGAAACTGATCCTTTGTCACCAGGATCATCAACAAATTTTATAGTAGAAGTGGATAAAGCTGAGCAACAAACTGAAATAACCGAGCCACACCATGAGGAGCAAACCACCATCGAAATGGACGAGTTCACGTTCACAAAGCCTGATCTAGCAAAACAAACATGA
- the LOC101294878 gene encoding uncharacterized protein LOC101294878: MSAVSSSFVSVQNHKTHFLTGSSTKPVNHCIVNVTPSKLTSNKRTLVVRAGSGKSTAGIFVGGFVLGGIIVGALGCVYAPQISKALAVAGADRKDLMRKLPKFIYDEEKALEKTRKILAEKIAQLNSAIDDVSAQLHADDAPNGVAVSSDEVEASI; encoded by the exons ATGAGTGCTGTTTCGAGCTCCTTCGTTTCAGTTCAGAATCACAAGACCCACTTCTTGACTG GTTCCTCTACAAAGCCAGTGAACCACTGTATTGTGAATGTTACGCCCAGCAAGCTTACATCAAACAAAAGGACACTTGTTGTGCGAGCAGG TAGTGGAAAAAGTACTGCTGGCATCTTCGTTGGTGGATTTGTGTTGGGAGGCATAATTGTTGGAGCATTAGGCTGCGTGTATGCACCTCAG ATAAGCAAGGCACTTGCGGTAGCCGGAGCTGATAGAAAAGATTTGATGAGGAAGCTGCCAAAATTCATATATGATGAAGAGAAAGCTCTAGAG AAAACTCGCAAAATCTTGGCTGAGAAGATTGCACAGCTAAACTCTGCCATAGATGATGTTTCTGCCCAGCTACATGCTGATGATGCCCCAAATGGAGTTGCAGTATCTTCAGATGAAGTTGAAGCTTCCATATGA
- the LOC101295161 gene encoding uncharacterized transporter YBR287W-like: protein MGFWTLFEVASMPVLQVLIISLLGAYMATEYCNLLPLGARRSLNKIVFVVFTPSLMFASVAETVTFDDIISWWFMIVNVALTFFIGSILGWLVVKILKPKPYQEGVVIASCSSANLGNLLLILVPATCHEAGNPFGDHEVCSAVGLAYASFSMALGGFFIWTYTYQLIRSSSVKFKALQEAEKVAMKRPNKDLDADGATHLLKEGDEEQGSIVVSSKSADHPPAIVTHEPDVSFARTILAFFQQILHELMAPPTVAAIIGFVFGAVPWLKSLIIGDSAPLRVIQDSVTQLGNGTIPCITLILGGNLMQGLRASTIKIPVLLAIILVRYILLPVIGIWIVKGADQLGFLPPDPLFKFVLMVQFTLPPAMNIGTITQLFDVAEAECSVIFLWTYLVCALALTVWSTVYMWILS from the exons ATGGGTTTCTGGACTCTGTTTGAGGTGGCATCTATGCCAGTTCTGCAAGTTTTGATAATCAGTTTGTTGGGAGCTTACATGGCTACTGAGTATTGCAATCTTCTTCCTTTGGGTGCCAGAAGATCCTTGAATAAG ATTGTGTTTGTGGTGTTCACACCTTCCCTCATGTTTGCAAGTGTTGCCGAGACTGTCACATTTGATGACATCATTTCATG GTGGTTCATGATTGTCAATGTGGCACTTACATTTTTTATTGGATCCATTCTTGGATGGTTAGTGGTAAAGATACTGAAACCAAAGCCTTATCAGGAAGGCGTTGTAATTGCTTCATGTTCATCAG CAAACTTGGGAAACCTTCTGCTTATACTTGTGCCTGCAACCTGTCATGAGGCCGGAAACCCCTTCGGCGATCATGAAGTTTGTAGTGCAGTTGGACTCGCATATGCCTCGTTTTCCATGGCG CTTGGTGGTTTCTTCATTTGGACTTATACGTATCAGCTGATAAGATCCTCATCTGTGAAATTTAAAGCACTTCAAGAAGCTGAAAAGGTGGCCATGAAGAGGCCGAATAAGGACTTGGATGCTGATGGGGCAACTCACCTTCTCAAAGAAGGAGATGAAGAGCAGGGCTCTATTGTAGTCTCATCTAAATCCGCAGATCACCCCCCTGCT ATAGTGACTCATGAACCAGATGTATCATTTGCCCGAACAATACTAGCATTTTTTCAACAGATTTTACATGAGTTAATGGCACCACCAACTGTAGCTGCA ATCATTGGATTTGTCTTCGGGGCAGTTCCATGGCTTAAAAGCTTGATAATTGGTGACAGCGCCCCCCTCCGAGTGATCCAAGACTCAGTTACACAACTCGG GAATGGAACTATTCCTTGTATCACACTTATTCTTGGAGGCAATCTCATGCAAG GCTTAAGAGCATCGACAATCAAAATACCTGTCCTCCTTGCAATCATCCTTGTTCGATACATTCTACTTCCAGTAATTGGAATTTGGATTGTAAAAGGAGCAGACCAACTAGGGTTTCTCCCACCAGACCCTTTATTCAAGTTTGTGCTGATGGTTCAGTTCACATTGCCACCTGCTATGAACATTG GTACCATAACCCAGCTGTTTGACGTCGCCGAGGCAGAGTGCTCAGTCATCTTCCTGTGGACATACTTGGTCTGTGCCCTAGCACTCACTGTGTGGTCTACTGTCTACATGTGGATCTTGTCTTGA
- the LOC101295448 gene encoding exosome complex exonuclease RRP44-like, with product MWQNRSYNKRTRGGKITKVVREHYLRDDIYCGAPVCQKCNAANARLSAAASTVLILDTNVVLNQIDLIENAAINDVVVLSIVLEEVKNRNLSVYNRLRAICSNSLRNFYVFSNEHHKDTYVTDMSGESKNDRNDRAIRVAAQWYQTHLAGSVRILLLTNDKENKRKAIEEGITAETVESYVRSLSRPDLLDLLVHPASAEVIMEEAEDLRPSKKKVLYAEHKPLSEITSGIKIGMYHQGKLRVNRYNPFEAYVASQSLSDEIIIYGRANMNRAFDGDIVAVQLLPQEQWHEEENLAIADEEDDAEEGVHLVPGSADDVPRTTAQPQDSAGETCSVSNRPSGRIVGIIKRNWHSYCGSLEPMSKPAGSGGVAHALFVSKDCRIPKIRIQTRQLENLLDKRITVAVDSWDCSSRYPSGHYVRTIGQIGDKDTETEVVLIENDINTRPFSTQVLACLPPLPWSVSSEDLANPVREDLRQLRVFSVDPPGCRDIDDALHCTALPNGNYEVGVHIADVTNFVLPGNPLDDEASQRGTSVYLVDRRIDMLPKPLTEDICSLRADVERLAFSVLWEMTSEAEIISTRYTKSVIKSSAALSYVEAQARMDDSRLTDPVTTDLRNMNRLAKIMRSRRIERGALTLASAEVKFQIDTETHDPLDIGMYQIREANQMVEEFMLAANVSVAEKILKHYPSCSLLRRHPTPTREMLEPLLRTAAAVGLNLDVSSSKALADSLDHAVGDDPYFNKLIRILATRCMTQAVYFCSGELTPPEYLHYGLAAPLYTHFTSPIRRYADVIVHRLLAASLGIQKLPTVFEDGHQLNSIAENLNYRHRNAQMASRASVELHTLIFFKTRPTDTEARVVRIRSNGFFVFVPKFGIEGPVYLTPRGQKGSGEWYVDEQQQKIRKMDGSISYSVLQTVRIHLEIVEPQPNRPKLELKLLDE from the exons ATGTGGCAGAACCGGTCATACAACAAGAGAACCAGAGGAGGCAAAATCACCAAG GTCGTCAGAGAGCACTATCTCCGCGACGATATATACTGTGGAGCTCCGGTATGCCAAAAGTGCAACGCCGCCAATGCTCGCCTGAGCGCCGCCGCTTCCACCGTCCTCATCCTCGACACCAATGTGGTGCTCAACCAG ATTGATTTGATTGAGAATGCAGCCATTAACGACGTGGTGGTGCTTTCGATTGTGCTCGAGGAGGTCAAGAACAGGAACTTGTCCGTTTACAATAGACTTAGAGCCATCTGTAGCAATTCGTTGCGGAACTTCTATGTTTTCTCTAATGAGCATCACAA GGATACATATGTCACAGACATGAGTGGAGAAAGTAAAAATGACAGAAATGATAGAG CGATTCGGGTGGCTGCTCAGTGGTATCAAACACATCTGGCTGGATCAGTTCGTATTTTGCTTTTAACTAATGACAAAGAGAATAAGAGGAAGGCTATTGAAGAGGGGATTACTGCAGAGACAG TGGAGTCGTATGTGAGATCATTGAGCCGACCAGATTTGCTTGATCTGCTTGTGCATCCTGCATCGGCAGAAGTGATCATGGAGGAGGCTGAAGATTTAAGACCATCAAAGAAGAAAGTCCTTTATGCCGAG CATAAACCCTTGTCAGAGATTACCTCTGGTATCAAGATTGGTATGTACCATCAAGGAAAACTTAGGGTGAACCGATACAACCCTTTTGAAGCATATGTTGCAAGCCAGAGCCTCAGTGATGAAATAATAATTTATGGACGTGCAAACATGAATAGGGCTTTTGATGGTGATATAGTGGCAGTCCAGCTTCTGCCGCAGGAGCAATGGCATGAGGAGGAAAATCTTGCTATAGCAGATGAAG AGGATGATGCAGAAGAAGGTGTTCATCTGGTCCCTGGCAGTGCTGATGATGTTCCTAGAACCACAGCTCAACCACAAGATTCTGCTGGAGAAACTTGTTCGGTTTCAAATCGTCCATCTGGCCGGATTGTTGGAATTATAAAGCGGAATTGGCACTC TTATTGTGGATCGTTGGAGCCGATGTCTAAGCCTGCTGGTAGTGGTGGTGTTGCCCATGCCTTATTTGTCTCAAAAGATTGTAGGATTCCTAAGATTCGAATTCAAACTCGACAGCTAGAAAATCTTTTGGACAAGAGAATTACTGTGGCGGTTGATTCTTGGGACTGTTCGTCTCGTTATCCGTCTGGCCATTATGTACGAACCATAGGACAAATTGGTGATAAAGATACTGAAACTGAG GTGGTCTTGATTGAGAATGATATAAACACAAGACCCTTTTCTACTCAAGTTCTAGCATGCTTGCCGCCACTGCCATGGTCCGTATCTTCTGAAGATTTGGCAAATCCTGTTAGGGAGGATTTGCGACAATTACGTGTCTTTAGTGTGGACCCTCCTG GATGCAGGGATATTGACGATGCACTTCACTGTACAGCTCTTCCAAATGGAAATTACGAAGTTGGTGTCC ATATTGCCGATGTTACAAATTTTGTACTTCCTGGTAACCCTCTTGACGATGAGGCTTCACAAAGGGGCACTTCGGTCTACCTTGTCGATCGACGCATTGACATGCTCCCGAAACCTCTGACAGAAG ATATATGTTCGCTCCGAGCTGATGTGGAAAGGCTAGCCTTTTCTGTTCTTTGG GAAATGACATCTGAAGCTGAGATTATATCTACTAGATACACAAAAAGTGTCATTAAATCTTCTGCAGCATTGTCTTACGTTGAAGCTCAAGCAAGGATGGATGATAG CCGGTTGACGGATCCAGTAACTACAGATTTGAGAAACATGAACAGATTAGCAAAG ATAATGAGGTCAAGACGTATTGAGAGAGGAGCCTTAACTCTTGCATCTGCGGAAGTCAAATTTCAAATTGACACTGAGACTCATGATCCCCTTGATATTG GTATGTACCAGATACGTGAAGCAAACCAAATGGTTGAGGAGTTTATGCTTGCTGCTAATGTTTCAGTTGCTGAAAAGATTCTTAAACATTATCCTTCGTGCTCACTATTGAG GCGTCATCCTACTCCGACACGAGAGATGCTTGAACCTTTGTTACGTACAGCTGCTGCTGTTGGTCTCAACTTGGATGTTTCATCATCAAAAGCACTGGCTGATTCACTTGACCATGCTGTG GGTGACGATCCTTACTTTAATAAGCTTATCCGTATATTGGCAACTAGATGCATGACACAG GCAGTTTATTTCTGTAGTGGGGAACTCACCCCTCCAGAATATCTTCATTATGGGCTTGCAGCCCCTCTGTATACCCATTTTACCTCTCCTATAAGGAGATATGCAG ATGTCATAGTGCACAGATTGCTTGCTGCATCTCTGGGTATACAAAAGCTTCCAACTGTATTCGAAGATGGACACCAACTCAATAGTATTGCTGAAA ATTTAAACTATCGACATAGGAATGCCCAGATGGCAAGCCGGGCCTCAGTGGAACTCCACACTCTGATTTTTTTCAAAACACG GCCAACGGACACGGAGGCAAGAGTTGTGAGGATAAGATCCAATGGATTTTTTGTATTTGTCCCCAA GTTTGGCATAGAAGGGCCTGTGTACTTGACCCCGAGAGGTCAGAAGGGAAGTGGAGAATGGTATGTAGATGAGCAACAGCAGAAGATTAGAAAAATGGATGGTAGCATTTCATACAGTGTTCTCCAGACGGTGAGAATTCATTTGGAGATTGTCGAGCCCCAGCCCAATAGACCAAAACTCGAGCTTAAGCTGTTGGATGAGTAA
- the LOC101295745 gene encoding uncharacterized protein LOC101295745 — MKNHHHAATWKLLLLLLLLILGSASPNAAVSAPALRRSQPNHIVGISRSPGRSLLSHPPPQQRSTHFEAVPEGKLRLVDSNSGAVIYSVDLGAPLYSSYQAPGVKDDNMFFHADVDEDGHLYKITDGDKQNLRMTVADFVQMTPYTLDDRSVTVGSKKTITYEINPFTGKKIRRYTSKHGEKQGVTYAGIIKAIKQLFKSAPTSPKDAKPRLDVLVTEYTLTAYFPNSNELAWSLKYLEIGVLLFCSDIANPVTGGLGSETGSDIVLPLPCQSKIRVSHQNRISIEPSRHDRILVEQKTDKIPSDPASNKMHGMLVMLFDWSRTWSLTFSFVILLGFVICCYAYVVKRQRLTDPNTAPSKRKKNRKSGKNISVIGEKKENHVSSQDEEALAHSYGDNKTLPLDELLYGALVGHRIGKLLISNTEIAKGSNGTIVLEGVYEGRPVAVKRLVLAHHDMAFKEIQNLIASDRHPNIVRWYGVEYDRDFVYLSLERCICNLDDLIQLYSNSSPNPVAGEDYALIQNKVRLSSVKNIMPDADLWKANGLLSPLLLKLMRDVVSGLVHLHELGIIHRDLKPQNVLLIKESSLCAKLSDMGISKRLIGDMSSLGHYATGSGSSGWQAPEQLLHGRQTRAVDLFSLGCVLFFCITGGRHPFGDRLERDINIVKNQMDLFLVEYIPEALELISRLLNRDPELRPKALEVLHHPLLWSSETRLSFLRDYSDRVELEDREANSDLLKALESTAPLALGGKWNEKMEPAFLTNIGHYRRYKFDSVRDLLRVMRNKSNHYRELPKEIQELLGPMPEGYDVYFASRFPKLLIEVYKVACKHCREEEWFQKYFRSTAHVSSGL, encoded by the exons ATGAAGAACCACCACCACGCCGCCACCTGGAAGCTCCTCCTGCTCCTCCTCCTCCTCATCCTCGGCTCCGCTTCCCCAAACGCCGCCGTTTCGGCCCCCGCGCTTCGCCGATCGCAGCCGAACCACATCGTCGGCATCTCCCGCTCTCCCGGCCGATCGCTCCTCTCCCATCCGCCGCC TCAGCAGCGGAGCACTCACTTCGAGGCGGTGCCGGAGGGGAAGTTACGGCTGGTGGACAGTAACTCCGGCGCAGTAATTTATAGCGTGGATTTAGGGGCGCCGCTGTACAGTTCATATCAGGCTCCTGGAGTCAAAGATGATAATATGTTCTTCCACGCAGATGTTGATGAAGATGGACATCTCTATAAGATCACAGATGGCGACAAACAG AACCTTCGTATGACTGTAGCTGATTTCGTCCAAATGACGCCTTATACATTAGATGATAGAAGTGTTACAGTTGGATCAAAGAAGACCATTACTTATGAGATTAATCCCTTCACTGGAAAGAAAATTCGCAGATACACTTCAAAGCATGGAGAGAAGCAGGGTGTTACGTACGCTGGTATTATCAAAGCCATTAAGCAATTGTTCAAGTCTGCTCCAACGAGTCCAAAAGATGCTAAACCACGATTAGATGTCTTGGTGACGGAGTATACCCTGACGGCATACTTTCCAAATTCAAATGAACTCGCATGGAGTTTGAAATATCTTGAAATTGGAGTTCTTTTATTTTGTTCAGATATTGCAAATCCGGTTACTGGGGGCCTTGGTTCTGAAACAGGCAGTGATATTGTCTTACCGTTACCATGTCAATCAAAAATAAGAGTCAGCCATCAAAATCGTATATCAATTGAACCATCTAGACATGACAGAATATTAGTGGAACAAAAGACAGATAAGATCCCCTCAGATCCTGCTTCAAATAAGATGCATGGCATGTTAGTCATGCTTTTTGATTGGTCACGAACTTGGAGTCTCACGTTCTCCTTTGTCATCCTCCTGGGCTTTGTTATATGCTGCTATGCTTATGTAGTTAAAAGGCAACGGCTCACTGATCCAAATACTGCTCCTTCCAAGAGAAAGAAGAATCGGAAATCAGGAAAGAATATTAGTGTCATTGGTGAAAAGAAGGAGAATCATGTATCATCTCAGGATGAGGAAGCTTTAGCACACTCTTATGGTGATAACAAAACATTGCCACTTGATGAATTATTATATGGTGCTTTGGTCGGTCACAGGATTGGTAAACTGCTTATATCAAATACAGAGATTGCCAAGGGAAGCAATGGTACCATTGTCCTGGAGGGAGTTTATGAAGGTCGACCTGTTGCAGTGAAACGCCTTGTTCTAGCTCATCATGATATGGCTTTTAAAGAAATTCAGAATCTTATTGCATCTGACCGACATCCAAACATAGTACGCTGGTACGGAGTAGAGTATGATCGAGATTTTGTTTATCTCTCTCTGGAGCGCTGTATTTGCAACTTGGATGATTTGATACAACTTTACTCAAATTCCTCTCCAAATCCAGTAGCTGGTGAAGACTATGCTTTGATTCAAAATAAGGTCCGCTTGTCCTCAGTAAAGAATATTATGCCAGACGCCGATTTATGGAAAGCAAACGGTCTTTTGTCCCCTCTATTATTGAAATTGATGAG GGATGTGGTTTCCGGGCTTGTGCATTTACATGAATTGGGGATAATCCATCGGGACTTAAAGCCTCAAAATGTTTTGTTGATCAAGGAAAGTTCATTATGTGCAAAGCTTTCTGATATGGGAATTAGCAAGAGACTTATTGGGGATATGTCTTCTTTGGGTCATTATGCTACTG GTAGTGGTAGCTCAGGTTGGCAAGCACCTGAACAGCTTCTTCATGGGCGGCAAACACGTGCAGTGGATTTGTTTAGTTTAGGTTGTGTCCTATTCTTTTGCATCACTGGTGGTAGACATCCATTTGGTGACCGCCTTGAACGTGATATAAATATTGTGAAGAACCAAATGGATTTGTTCTTGGTGGAGTATATTCCGGAAGCTTTGGAGCTTATATCTCGCTTGTTAAACCGTGATCCTGAATTGAG GCCAAAGGCTTTGGAGGTGTTGCACCATCCTCTTCTCTGGAGCTCTGAGACGAGACTCTCATTCCTGCGAGACTATAGTGACAGGGTAGAACTGGAAGATAGAGAGGCCAACTCTGATCTTCTGAAAGCCCTAGAAAGTACCGCGCCTCTGGCTTTGGGTGGGAAATGGAATGAAAAGATGGAACCTGCTTTCCTCACTAACATTGGCCATTACAGGCGTTATAAGTTTGACAGCGTGCGAGACTTATTGCGAGTCATGCGGAACAAATCAAATCACTATAGAGAGCTCCCAAAAGAAATCCAG GAACTCCTAGGACCAATGCCCGAAGGATATGATGTCTACTTTGCGAGTCGGTTCCCAAAACTTCTGATTGAAGTATACAAAGTTGCCTGCAAACATTGTAGAGAAGAGGAATGGTTTCAGAAGTATTTCAGAAGCACTGCCCATGTGTCCTCGGGTCTCTAG